In Pseudomonas sp. HR96, the DNA window CAGCTGTTGGCGCGCTGGGTCAGGCCTTCGGGGCCGTTGTCCACGTCCAGCATGATTGCGTCGAAGCCGGCGGGCTCGGCCTGCAGCACCTTGGCCACGTCCTCCAGACGAATGGTGGTGCGCGGGTCGAGCAGCGGCCGGCCGGCTTTTTCGCCCAGCGCGCCGCGGTTCCACTCCACCACCCCGGGCACCAGTTCGGCGACCACCACCTCGGCGGTCTTGCCCAGGTGCTTGAGCGCCGAGGCCAGGGTAAAGCCCATGCCCAGGCCGCCGATAAGCACCCTGGAGTTTGGCCGGCCCGCCACCTTGCGGCAGGGGATCTCGGCCAGGGCGTCCTCGGAGCCGTGCATGCGAGTGTTCATCAATTGGCCGCCGTCGCCGCCCTGGATCTTGATGACGAAGTCTTCGCCGTACTCGAACAGGCACAGGGCACCGCCGTTTTCCGGAATGGGGGCGGTGTCGAGTAATACGAAACGTTTCATGTGGCGCTCATTAGTAGTAGCCTCGTCACGGGCAGGAATGGGTCAGGCAGCAAGAAGTGCAGACAGTGGAAGCAGCAATGAAGTCAATCATGGTAGCGGTGATGGTCGGTGTGGCCTGCTGGGCAGGTGGCGCGGTGGCTGAAGACGCGCCTTTCGGCAACGGGGCGACGGTCAAGTCGGCCGGCCCGAGTGCGCCCATCCCCACCCCTTACCCGCAATTGACGGTGCCACCGCCGCCCGGCGATGGCGGGATCACCCGTGATTCGCCGCTGTTGCCGGCGATCAAGCCGCCCAGCCCGCCCAAGGAGCAGGACTCCGGCGGCTTCGAAAGCACCGAGAACAAGGCGCGTGCACCGACCGGTTGAGTCAGCTCGGCGCAGCGCTCAGGGTTTGGACGCCAGCAACTGGCCGTCGACCATGCGCAGGCGCCGCGACAGCGCCACCGCCAGCGCGCGGATGATCTTCGCCGCGACCTTGGGTGCGTCATTGATCATCTTGTCCAGCGAGTCCTTGCCCAGGTTCAGTAGATAGCAATCGGTGGCGGCGATGCAGGTGGCCGAACGGCGCTCGCCGTCCAGTACCGCCATCTCGCCGAACGTGCCCTTGCGCAGCACCGCCATCTCCACCTGACGATCGTCCACGCTGGTCTTCTGCACCGAGACGTGGCCGGAGTGGATGATGCACATGAAGGTGCCGGCATCGCCCTCGTGGAAGATTTCCTCGCCTTTTTTCATCTGACTGATGATGAAATAGCCCGCCGCGGTGGTCAGCTCCGCCGGTGGCAGGTTATTGAACAGTCCGCAGTCCATCAGCTTGTCGCGAATTTCGATTTTGAGCGTGGCTTGGTCTGACATGGTTCACGGTCTTCAAATTGTCGTCTGGGGCGAGCGGCCGATGCCGGCTGCCTCGCCCGGTGATTGTTACACCAACCCCAGCACCTTGAATACAAAACCGTATTCGAGGGCCAGGTCACGCAGACCCTGGTAGCGGCCGCTCATGCCGCCGTGGCCGGCACCCAGCTCGGTCTTGAGCAGCAGCAGGTTGCTGTCGGTCTTGCGTTCGCGCAGGCGCGCCACCCATTTGGCTGCCTCCCAATACTGCACGCGGCTGTCGTTGTAGCCGGCGATCACCAGCATCGCCGGATAGGCCTGTGCGCGCACGTTCTCATAGGGAGCATAGGCCTTGATTCGCGCGTAGACCTCTGGATCTTGCGGGTTGCCCCACTCGTCGTACTCGGTGACAGTCAGCGGCAGATCGGGGTCGAGCATGGTGTTGAGCACGTCGACGAAGGGGACCTCGGCGATGGCCGCCCGGAACAGCTCGGGCCGCTCGTTGAGCACCGCGCCGATCAGCAGGCCGCCGGCGCTGCCGCCGCTGATGACCAGTTGCTCGGAGCGGGTAAGGCCCTGGGCGATCAGGTGCTCGGCGCAGGCGATGAAGTCGCTGAAGGTATTGGCCTTGTGCTCCTGCTTGCCGGCGCGGTACCAGGCTTCGCCCAGCTCGCCGCCGCCGCGCACATGAGCGATGGCAAAGGCCACACCACGGTCGAGCAGGCTCAGGCGGCCATGGGAGAACCAGGGGTCCAGGCTAGAGCCGTAGGCGCCGTAGCCATAAAGATACAGCGGGGTCGGCTGGCCCACGGCGTCGCGGCGCACCACCAGGCTGATCGGCACCTGCACGCCGTCCGGGGCGGTGGCCCAGAGGCGCTGGCTGACGTAGTCATCGGCATTGAAGGTGCCCAGCACCGGGGTTTCCTTGAGCACCTGCTGGCTGCCGTCGGCCAGCGTCAGCTGGCGGATCTGCCCGGGGCGGTTGAGCGATTCGTAGCGCAGGCGCACCCGTGTGCTGGTGAATTCCAGGCTGTCGTAGAGGTACAGGTTGTACACCGCGTCGGGCAGTTGCACGCGATAGGGCGCCAAGCCCTGGGCGTGCACCTCGATCACCGGCAGGCCGCCCTCGCGCAGGCTCAGGCTGAAGGCCTGGGCGTTTAGGGTGACACCTTCGAGCATCACCTGGTCGCGATGGCCGATCAGCTCCTGCCACTGCTCGCGGCTGGGCACCTGGCCTTGATCGGGCACCTGATAGAGGGCGAAGTTGATGCCGGTCTGGTTGCTGCGCACAAACCAGGTCCATTGACCGTCGAGCTGGCCGTGGTCGATGTGATAGTCGTGGTCTTCGACCCGAGCGGCAACGCACTGAAAGGCGCCACGCGGTTGTTCGGCGTCAAGCACCCAGTTCTCGCTGGTGGTCTTGCTGCCCAGTTGCAGGATCAGCTGGCGCTCGGAGCTGGAGCGGTAGCAGTGCAAAAAGAAACGCCCGTCGGCCTCCTCGAACACCGCCTCGCTGCCAGGTTCGCCGAGGGTGTGGCGGTACAGCTTGAACGGCCGGTGGGTTTCGTCCAGCTCGGCGAAGAACAGCGTCTGGCTGTCGTTGGCCCAGGTCATGCTGCCGTCGCAATCGTCGAACGGCAGTTGCTCCACGGCGCCGGTGGCCAGCTCCTTGACGTACAGGCGGTAGATCTCGTCGCCGGTGGTATCCAGGCTGTAGGCCAGGCGTTGGTGGTCGGGGCTGACGTTGAAGGTGCCCAGCGAGAGAAAACCGCCGGCGGCCAGCTCGTTGGGGTCGAGTAGCAGCTGCTCCTGGCTCTCGTCGACCGTGGCCGAATCATCGGCCGGGCGCGGGCAGCGGTAGTGGCGCGCGTATTCGTCGCCCGCCGTGGTGCGGGTGTAATACAGGTAGGCGCCCCAGGGCGAGGCCAGCGACAGGTCGGTTTCGCGGATGCGTGCCTTGATCTCCTCGAACAGCTGCTCGCGCAGCCCTTGTTCATCGGCCAGGCAAGCTTCCTGCCAGGCGTTCTCGGCCTTGAGGTAGTCCAGCACGGCCGGGTCGTCGCGCTCCTGCAGCCAGGCGTAGGGGTCGGTGCCAGGCACGGTGTGGGCGATCGGGGCGTGAGCGGATTGGGGCATGGGCGGTCTCCGGTTCGGCCATTGGCCGCCATGTGGCGAGCCGGTCGGGCGAAAAGCCGTTATCATAAGCGCCCCCCGGACTCCCAGCCATGAAAAACCATGACCGAAAACGACTATCTGCACGCATGGGCAATTTACGCCGTTGCCGCCCTGGGCTGCCTGTTGGTGTGGTTCAGAATCACTCGCTGGATGTGGCGCTTTCTGCGTGAGCCGCTGCGGGTCATCGGCCTGGTGGCGCTGGTGGCGCCGACGCTGATCGACCCGGCCCAGGAAAAATACGCCCCGGCCGTGGCCGTCACCGCCCTGGACCTGGTGTTCAAGGTGGGCAACAACGCCTGGCGGTCGATCTCCGAGTTGCTGATGTACAGCATGATCGCGCTGGGCATCTACCTGGTGTTCGCCCTGATCCGCTGGCCGTTCCTGCGCAAGGCCAACGAGCGCCGCGCCGCCCAGGCCCAGGCCGCTGCGGCGGCAGCGGCCGCACCGGCGCCGCAGCCCGAGGTGGAGGAGCCCTTTGGCGCCGCCGGGCGGCCGCATTACAGCGCCGATCCGGTGCCGCGCAGCGCGCCGCGCAACCCGCCCGCCGCCGGCCCGCGCGGCCGCGTTGAACCGCGTCTCTGAGCAGGGCAAGCGAACATGTGCGAACTGCTGGGCATGAGTGCCAATATCCCCACCGACATCGTCTTCAGCTTCACCGGGCTGATGCAGC includes these proteins:
- a CDS encoding cyclic nucleotide-binding domain-containing protein, whose translation is MSDQATLKIEIRDKLMDCGLFNNLPPAELTTAAGYFIISQMKKGEEIFHEGDAGTFMCIIHSGHVSVQKTSVDDRQVEMAVLRKGTFGEMAVLDGERRSATCIAATDCYLLNLGKDSLDKMINDAPKVAAKIIRALAVALSRRLRMVDGQLLASKP
- a CDS encoding S9 family peptidase — encoded protein: MPQSAHAPIAHTVPGTDPYAWLQERDDPAVLDYLKAENAWQEACLADEQGLREQLFEEIKARIRETDLSLASPWGAYLYYTRTTAGDEYARHYRCPRPADDSATVDESQEQLLLDPNELAAGGFLSLGTFNVSPDHQRLAYSLDTTGDEIYRLYVKELATGAVEQLPFDDCDGSMTWANDSQTLFFAELDETHRPFKLYRHTLGEPGSEAVFEEADGRFFLHCYRSSSERQLILQLGSKTTSENWVLDAEQPRGAFQCVAARVEDHDYHIDHGQLDGQWTWFVRSNQTGINFALYQVPDQGQVPSREQWQELIGHRDQVMLEGVTLNAQAFSLSLREGGLPVIEVHAQGLAPYRVQLPDAVYNLYLYDSLEFTSTRVRLRYESLNRPGQIRQLTLADGSQQVLKETPVLGTFNADDYVSQRLWATAPDGVQVPISLVVRRDAVGQPTPLYLYGYGAYGSSLDPWFSHGRLSLLDRGVAFAIAHVRGGGELGEAWYRAGKQEHKANTFSDFIACAEHLIAQGLTRSEQLVISGGSAGGLLIGAVLNERPELFRAAIAEVPFVDVLNTMLDPDLPLTVTEYDEWGNPQDPEVYARIKAYAPYENVRAQAYPAMLVIAGYNDSRVQYWEAAKWVARLRERKTDSNLLLLKTELGAGHGGMSGRYQGLRDLALEYGFVFKVLGLV
- a CDS encoding MFS transporter, with the translated sequence MTENDYLHAWAIYAVAALGCLLVWFRITRWMWRFLREPLRVIGLVALVAPTLIDPAQEKYAPAVAVTALDLVFKVGNNAWRSISELLMYSMIALGIYLVFALIRWPFLRKANERRAAQAQAAAAAAAAPAPQPEVEEPFGAAGRPHYSADPVPRSAPRNPPAAGPRGRVEPRL